The following are from one region of the Pocillopora verrucosa isolate sample1 chromosome 3, ASM3666991v2, whole genome shotgun sequence genome:
- the LOC131799428 gene encoding uncharacterized protein → MTTNHTSIATVFFCGIVLIFVQVALSNNYWSIGCYQDRGARAIPTLEGQDPILDGYYQTRQNAIKKCYYAAKKRGFKVFAVQNGGWCASSLLAAKTFNKYGRSSSCRQDGEGGPWANQVYYIKDYESFGCYKDTHVRAIDTLEGKDPILDGSYGQRKNPIAKCAVAAMRAGYSMFAVQNGGWCASSRLAEETFNKYGRSSSCRSDGEGGPWANQVYELKGPQFETVGCYQDRGSRAIPTLENKEPILDGNYQTRQNAIKKCYYAAKKRGFKVFAVQNGGWCASSLLAAKTFNKYGRSSACRQDGEGGPWANQVYYIKDYESFGCYKDTHVRAIDTLEGKDPILDGSYGQRKDPITKCAVAAMRAGYSMFAVQNGGWCASSRLAEETFNKYGRSSACRSDGEGGPWANQVYELKGPQFETVGCYQDRGSRAIPTLENKEPILDGYYQTRQNAIKKCYYAAKKRGFKVFAVQNGGWCASSLLAAKTFSKYGRSSACRQDGEGGPWANQVYYIKDYESFGCYKDTHVRAIDTLEGKDPILDGSYGQRKDPIAKCAVAAMRAGYSMFAVQNGGWCASSRLAEKTFNKYGRSSACRSDGEGGPWANQVYELKGPQFETVGCYQDRGSRAIPTLENKEPILDGNYQTRQNAIKKCYYAAKKRGFKVFAVQNGGWCASSLSAAKTFNKYGRSSACRQDGEGGPWANQVYYIKDYERFGCYKDTHVRAIDTLEGKDPILDGSYRQRKDPITKCAVAAMRAGYSMFAVQNGGWCASSRLAEETFNKYGRSSACRSDGEGGPWANQVYELKGPQFETVGCYQDRGSRAIPTLENKEPILDGNYQTRQNAIEKCYYAAKKRGFKVFAVQNGGWCASSLSAAKTFNKYGRSSACRQDGEGGPWANQVYYIKDYESFGCYKDTHIRAIDTLEGKDPILDGSYGQRKDPITKCAVAAMRAGYSMFAVQNGGWCASSRLAEETFNKYGRSSACRSDGEGGPWANQVYELKGPQFETVGCYQDRGSRAIPTLENKEPILDGYYQTRQNAIKKCYYAAKKRGFKVFAVQNGGWCASSLSAAKTFNKYGRSSACRQDGEGGPWANQVYYIKDYERFGCYKDTHVRAIDTLEGKDPILDGSYGQRKDPIAKCAVAAMRAGYSMFAVQNGGWCASSRLAEETFNKYGRSSACRSDGEGGPWANQVYELKGPQFETVGCYQDRGSRAIPTLENKEPILDGNYQTRQNAIKKCYYAAKKRGFKVFAVQDGGWCTSSLSAAKTFNKYGRSSACRQDGEGGPWANQVYHIRGYKSSGCYKDTSKRAIQTLEGKDSILDGLYWNRKDAIAKCAVAATRAGYKMFAVQNGGWCASSATAPVTFAKYGKSTSCKQDGEGGPWANQVYSIM, encoded by the exons ATGACGACGAATCATACATCCATTGCCACTGTCTTTTTCTGTGGGATTGTTTTGATCTTTGTGCAAGTTG CATTGTCAAATAATTACTGGTCAATTGGCTGTTACCAAGATCGTGGTGCCCGTGCTATACCAACGCTTGAGGGACAAGATCCCATCCTTGATGGTTACTACCAAACAAGGCAGAACGCCATCAAGAAATGCTATTACGCGGCTAAAAAGAGAGGATTTAAGGTGTTTGCAGTTCAAAATGGTGGGTGGTGTGCATCTAGTCTCCTGGCTGCTAAGACTTTCAACAAATATGGCAGATCATCTTCTTGTAGGCAAGATGGAGAAGGTGGACCTTGGGCTAATCAAGTTTATTACATCAAAG ATTACGAAAGTTTTGGTTGCTATAAAGACACCCACGTTCGTGCAATCGATACGTTAGAAGGAAAAGATCCTATTCTTGATGGCAGTTACGGGCAACGAAAAAACCCTATCGCAAAATGTGCCGTGGCTGCTATGAGAGCGGGTTACAGCATGTTTGCAGTTCAGAATGGTGGATGGTGTGCGTCAAGCAGATTGGCCGAGGAGACGTTCAACAAGTATGGCAGATCGTCTTCTTGTCGGTCGGATGGTGAAGGCGGACCTTGGGCCAATCAGGTTTATGAATTGAAAG gTCCTCAATTTGAAACAGTCGGGTGTTATCAAGATCGTGGTAGCCGCGCCATACCAACACTCGAGAATAAAGAACCCATCCTTGATGGTAACTACCAAACAAGGCAGAACGCCATCAAGAAATGCTATTACGCGGCTAAAAAGAGAGGATTTAAGGTGTTTGCAGTTCAAAATGGTGGGTGGTGTGCATCTAGTCTCCTGGCTGCTAAGACTTTCAACAAATATGGCAGATCGTCTGCTTGTAGGCAAGATGGAGAAGGTGGACCTTGGGCTAATCAAGTTTATTACATCAAAG ATTACGAAAGTTTTGGTTGCTATAAAGACACCCACGTTCGTGCAATCGATACGTTAGAAGGAAAAGATCCTATTCTTGATGGCAGTTACGGGCAACGAAAAGACCCTATCACAAAATGTGCCGTGGCTGCTATGAGAGCGGGCTACAGCATGTTTGCAGTTCAGAATGGTGGATGGTGTGCGTCGAGCAGATTGGCCGAGGAGACGTTCAACAAGTATGGCAGATCGTCTGCTTGTCGGTCGGATGGTGAAGGCGGACCTTGGGCCAATCAGGTTTATGAATTGAAAG gTCCTCAATTTGAAACAGTCGGGTGTTATCAAGATCGTGGTAGCCGCGCCATACCAACACTCGAGAATAAAGAACCCATCCTTGATGGTTACTACCAAACAAGGCAGAACGCCATCAAGAAATGCTATTACGCGGCTAAAAAGAGAGGATTTAAGGTGTTTGCAGTTCAAAATGGTGGGTGGTGTGCATCTAGTCTCCTGGCTGCTAAGACTTTCAGCAAATATGGCAGATCGTCTGCTTGTAGGCAGGATGGAGAAGGTGGACCTTGGGCTAATCAAGTTTATTACATCAAAG ATTACGAAAGTTTTGGTTGCTATAAAGACACCCACGTTCGTGCAATCGATACGTTAGAAGGAAAAGATCCTATTCTTGATGGTAGTTACGGGCAACGAAAAGACCCTATCGCAAAATGTGCCGTGGCTGCTATGAGAGCGGGCTACAGCATGTTTGCAGTTCAGAATGGTGGATGGTGTGCGTCGAGCAGATTGGCCGAGAAGACGTTCAACAAGTATGGCAGATCGTCTGCTTGTCGGTCGGATGGTGAAGGCGGACCTTGGGCCAATCAGGTTTATGAATTGAAAG gTCCTCAATTTGAAACAGTCGGGTGTTATCAAGATCGTGGTAGCCGCGCCATACCAACACTCGAGAATAAAGAACCCATCCTTGATGGTAACTACCAAACAAGGCAGAACGCCATCAAGAAATGCTATTACGCGGCTAAAAAGAGAGGATTTAAGGTGTTTGCAGTTCAAAATGGTGGGTGGTGTGCATCTAGTCTCTCGGCTGCTAAGACTTTCAACAAATATGGCAGATCGTCTGCTTGTAGGCAAGATGGAGAAGGTGGACCTTGGGCTAATCAAGTTTATTACATCAAAG ATTACGAACGTTTTGGTTGCTATAAAGACACCCACGTTCGTGCAATCGATACGTTAGAAGGAAAAGATCCTATTCTTGATGGTAGTTACAGGCAACGAAAAGACCCTATCACAAAATGTGCCGTGGCTGCTATGAGAGCGGGCTACAGCATGTTTGCAGTTCAGAATGGTGGATGGTGTGCGTCAAGCAGATTGGCCGAGGAGACGTTCAACAAGTATGGCAGATCGTCTGCTTGTCGGTCGGATGGTGAAGGCGGACCTTGGGCCAATCAGGTTTATGAATTGAAAG gTCCTCAATTTGAAACAGTCGGGTGTTATCAAGATCGTGGTAGCCGCGCCATACCAACACTCGAGAATAAAGAACCCATCCTTGATGGTAACTACCAAACAAGGCAGAACGCCATCGAGAAATGCTATTACGCGGCTAAAAAGAGAGGATTTAAGGTGTTTGCAGTTCAAAATGGTGGGTGGTGTGCATCTAGTCTCTCGGCTGCTAAGACTTTCAACAAATATGGCAGATCGTCTGCTTGTAGGCAAGATGGAGAAGGTGGACCTTGGGCTAATCAAGTTTATTACATCAAAG ATTACGAAAGTTTTGGATGCTATAAAGACACCCATATTCGTGCAATCGATACGTTAGAAGGAAAAGATCCTATTCTTGATGGCAGTTACGGGCAACGAAAAGACCCTATCACAAAATGTGCCGTGGCTGCTATGAGAGCGGGCTACAGCATGTTTGCAGTTCAGAATGGTGGATGGTGTGCGTCGAGCAGATTGGCCGAGGAGACGTTCAACAAGTATGGCAGATCGTCTGCTTGTCGGTCGGATGGTGAAGGCGGACCTTGGGCCAATCAGGTTTATGAATTGAAAG gTCCTCAATTTGAAACAGTCGGGTGTTATCAAGATCGTGGTAGCCGCGCCATACCAACACTCGAGAATAAAGAACCCATCCTTGATGGTTACTACCAAACAAGGCAGAACGCCATCAAGAAATGCTATTACGCGGCTAAAAAGAGAGGATTTAAGGTGTTTGCAGTTCAAAATGGTGGGTGGTGTGCATCTAGTCTCTCGGCTGCTAAGACTTTCAACAAATATGGCAGATCGTCTGCTTGTAGGCAAGATGGAGAAGGTGGACCTTGGGCTAATCAAGTTTATTACATCAAAG ATTACGAACGTTTTGGTTGCTATAAAGACACCCACGTTCGTGCAATCGATACGTTAGAAGGAAAAGATCCTATTCTTGATGGCAGTTACGGGCAACGAAAAGACCCTATCGCAAAATGTGCCGTGGCTGCTATGAGAGCGGGCTACAGCATGTTTGCAGTTCAGAATGGTGGATGGTGTGCGTCGAGCAGATTGGCCGAGGAGACGTTCAACAAGTATGGCAGATCGTCTGCTTGTCGGTCGGATGGTGAAGGCGGACCTTGGGCCAATCAGGTTTATGAATTGAAAG gTCCTCAATTTGAAACAGTCGGGTGTTATCAAGATCGTGGTAGCCGTGCCATACCAACACTCGAGAATAAAGAACCCATCCTTGATGGTAACTACCAAACAAGGCAGAACGCCATCAAGAAATGCTATTACGCGGCTAAAAAGAGAGGATTTAAGGTGTTTGCAGTTCAAGATGGTGGGTGGTGTACATCTAGTCTCTCGGCTGCTAAGACTTTCAACAAATATGGCAGATCGTCTGCTTGTAGGCAGGATGGAGAAGGTGGACCTTGGGCTAATCAAGTGTATCACATAAGag GCTACAAATCCAGTGGATGCTATAAAGACACCTCTAAACGTGCAATCCAGACGCTTGAAGGAAAAGATTCTATCCTGGATGGACTTTACTGGAATAGAAAAGATGCTATTGCAAAATGCGCCGTAGCTGCCACGAGAGCGGgttacaaaatgtttgcagTTCAGAATGGTGGCTGGTGTGCATCAAGTGCTACTGCGCCAGTGACCTTCGCCAAATATGGAAAATCCACGTCTTGTAAGCAGGATGGGGAAGGCGGACCATGGGCTAACCAAGTTTATTCCATTATGTAA